GTGGATAAAGGTCAAATTTGGAGTACAGTTGCATATCCCAACCCTGCATTGATGTACGTTTTCTGACCCATATCTCGCGCCAGCTCCATGGTGTCTTAATGTAACCATGATTGCGTTGCGAGCACAATGCAGTTCAGTGTAAACAAGCGTAACGGTAGGTTCGGTATCTTCTGGAAAGTTTTATCCTTGATCTTTTCAGGGACCTGGCCTGCTGAAAGCCACTGGCTTGAGAATCAATGGGATAACATTTTGGTTGGATCTGTCAATGTTACATTACTCATGCCCAAATCTTTATTTGAGAGAATTTTGCTATATTTGAGAGAACCTACCAGCTGTGAGTCCCTGCTGGTGATAAGTCTGCGTTCCTGCAAAGCTACACTTTAGCAAACAGTGCTTTTTCCATGTGTAGTGTAACCTGCATCATTCTGTCCTCCTGTCATTGCAGGGCCAGTCTCCATACCACAGATCCACCTACCGCTACACCCCTCTACTAGCATGGATCCTGACCCCTAACATCTACCTCAGCCATGTCTTCGGCAAGCTTCTCTTCATCACGTGCGACGTGCTCTCAGGCCACCTGATCTACCTTATCCTTCGCCAGCGGGGACTTAGCTGCGAGGCTGCCTGCCGGGTCTGCTCCCTGTGGCTACTCAACCCGTTACCGGCCGGTGTGTCCAGCCGAGGCAACGCCGAGTCCGTTATAACCGCCCTGGTTCTGGCCACACTGCTCTGCCTGGAGCTGCGGCAGCTCCCCATGGCAGCCATCTTGTACGGCCTGGCCGTCCACATGAAAATTTACCCGGTGACTTATGCCCTGCCTATTGCCCTATCCCTACAGAGAAAGGAgaatgtggaggagaggagagtggggtgGTGGAGGAAAGGTCTTGGGTTTCTCCTCAGGCTATTGAATAAGGAGCTGTTTCTGTTTGCCGGTGTGGCCGGAGTGGTGTTCTGTGGATTGACTGTCCTGTTTTATAACATGTAAGTTTGGGCTAGCTCAGCGGGCTAATGCATACTTGAGTTGTTGTTGATGCTCCTCGTAAAGATCGGTTGGTCATTGACCATGAAAAGGTTTTCATTATcagttgtgaaatctgttatgtcATGTGTTTGATGCTTGTTTTCTAATGGGAAATTCATGTTACCAATACAATTGTCCTCATAACTGTTCTCTACCCATTTGACCGTCTCTAATCAGGTATGGCTGGGACTTCCTCCAGGAAACCTACCTGTACCACCTGACGCGGAGGGACATCCGCCACAACTTCTCCCCTTACTTCTACATGCTGTACCTGACTGCAGACAGCCCCTGGAGCCTGGCCCTGGGTCTGGCTGCCTTCCTGCCCCAGGCCCTGCTGCTGCTCCTTGTCTCCCTGGCCTTCCACACAGACCTGGCCCTCTGCTGCTTCCTCCACACCGCCATCTTTGTCTCCTTCAACAAAGTCTGCACCTCCCAGGTGAACGTGACACTCCTCCATCTGTATcatgtttgaaagtgttgctgggtGTTAAGTAACGTTAAATCCATGAACATGGTATCGTGACACTGATATGACATAGATGGTAGGATATGTTAGGTAAATGTTATGACACTTGTGTTGTGTTGAATGTGACCTTTCCCCCAATCTGTATCATGCTGGTGTTGATGGTGCTTTATCATGATAgcattgtttttttttgttgcattataTTGGTTGAAAACCAAGGGCGTGCATACTGTAACATCAAACCCATGGAATGCAGCTTGTGGGAATGTTATGATGCTGATAGTATGTTTTGTGTGGTTTTTTTGTAGTACTTCCTGTGGTATCTGTGTCTGTTTCCTCTCGTCCTACCTCGACTGACCCTATCACCAAAACAAGGAGTAGAACTCCTGGCTCTCTGGTTCGCTGGACAGGTAGGTGCAGCATCATTGGTTGATTGTATCTAGATTCCTGTCCAactggcgacagattttcatgtgaatattctaaaatccaaatttaaaaaaacaatatgcacattttcccaccagagatgtttccatcaaatgtaCATGTTGCAGATAAAAAGCTGTGCGTgttgacgtagtgcacataaagcATTCATTTgatgttaaattcccatgtaccgaatttaaaaaaaatccaagttaaatgggttttcCTCACGTTTTCAACTCTGAGGGTTTTGTCACCAAAAATGTTACGTAATATAGCGAATGTGCCctctggtattggcacgtgcgttctagccaacagctcgtagatacagtgcgggtatagcctGCCCTACACAATGAGATGAGGCTATTATGGAAAAATAGGTCAAATCATGAAATCAGTGATATTCAGGTCGGAAGTTCTCTAGAAAGATGACAGAGTTTCTGACTTAATTCCGAGCAGGTTGTCCGTTCACTGacatttttcccagtcggagctagtttACATCGATATGACGgctattatatcaatatttgcacataaaagtaTTTTCACtgccatttctcacataattaattttaccagtggtggaaaaagtacccaattgttatacttgagtaaaagtaaagataccttcatagaaaattactcaagtaaagtaaaagtcacccagtaaaattctacttgagtaaaagtcaaagtatttggtttaaaatatacttaagtatcaaaagtaaatttaattgctaaaatatacttaactattcaaagtaaaagtataaataattacattccttattttaagcaaaccagacagcaccatttattttatttttttacggctagccaggggcacactccaacattcagacatcatttacaaatgaaacgTGTGTTtagagtccgccagatcagaggcagtagggatgaccagggatgttctgttgataagtgtgtgaattagacaattttcctgtactggtaagcattcaacatgtaacgagtacttttgagtgtcagggaaaatgtatggagtaaaaatacaatattttcttaaggaatgcagtgaagtaaaagtagtcaaaaatataaaaagtaaagtaaAGATTCCCCTAAAAAACTACCTAAATAgaactttcaattatttttacttcagtactttacacaactgaattttacagacacaaataAAGATCCCCCTTTCTCTTGCGAGTTTTGTTTTGTCGAAAAAATTAGCTGTTCCCATCAAGTCTGTAGTGACATTTCTTATCCGACgtactttacttgcataaaaaggttggatggaaacctggttatagTCCCATTATATGAACATAAAGGGCTTCAAAAATAGACTCAATCTAACTTACTCTATACAGTATTACCAGACTAACCAACATAGCTCCAATATTATCAAATGAAACAGTAGCTCAAAAATTCCCCCAAAGTTGGTCATTATAAtatttataaataaatacataatgtgTCAGACTATAGCTTGCATCATATAAAATGACTTGTCATTGAAGTTGTATAGGCAATATACTTAGGAAAATGTATTTAGGAAatgttttcttcttcttttgtcTCAGGGTATATGGTTGGCCCCTGCGTACTACCTGGAGTTTGAGGGATACAACACCTTTCTGCTCATTTGGCTGGCTGGACTGATATTCTTGATCATTAACTCATTCATTATGGTACAGATTATAACCCATTACAAACCATCAGACACTATGCAGAGATTGAAAGCAGAGTGATATCCGGACAACTACTTGAACACTTAATTCTACGTTCCTTGGATGTAAGGGATCAAGTGAAGACATTTCACTAGTAGACAACTTAGTTGCTGATAATTGCAAtgtatttgttattttgtctATATGGGAATTTTGTATatataaaaacaaaaatacctgGCATGGATGTCTATTCGATGGATGATATTGTATATTGGTCGAAGATGTTTCAATTTGGTaaaacatttatatatatatatttttgaaactgTAAGTACACAATTTTGCATAATTTATACATGTTTGAAATTACTTTTCACAGCAGGCGTAACAACTTTTTCTACCCCATAGTGAACTAAGTGAATATAGTACATAGAAATAAGCAGGgtgccttttttttttaaaccttccAGAAGGTGGCAGCATTTAGCTGATAACGGCACTAAAAGAGGCTCTATCCTCAAATGCCCCCATCATAGTCAAGGAATTCAGCCATGAACACAACTGAAAACAAACAATAATGTCGGCTGTTATTTGTTACTTTAAGATCATGGAGATTATTACTTTATAATTCTGCTCAATGGTTTCGTTTCTACATATTGTTTAAAGAGAGACTGAGATTCTGTTATTTCAGCCCATTTCaattctacttacccagagtcagatgaactcgtttATGTCATTTATGTCTCTGCTTGccgtatgaaggaagttagcggTAGTTTCACGAGCAATGCTACCgtacctgtagacttccagtcattagcattggctcgtgaaactaccactaacttccttcatactgcacacagatgcatacaaatggtatccacgagttaatCTTACTCTGAGTAAGTAGAACAAGGGCCAAAATGCCAGAGGGTCATGAACGAGGCACAAGCAAGGGTGAGTTTACACTCCGTCCCTTGGGTTATGACCGCTTACTTTAGTGACCCCTgacagagttgtgtgtgtgtcttcatgccTGTGCGTGACTCTGCTGCGAGTTTGCATTCCCACGTCATGAGTCACACCCATTGCACTCAgtgccctctctccagctccacaCCCACCAGCCAAACCTAACCCGCACCCAATACGTCTCCAATGCTGTTTCATTTAGCCGCCTCGCCTAGTTGAACCTCCTCAACAACGCACAAAACATCCTGCTCAATAGGGAAACACTAAGTTCGGTTCCTTTAATCTACAGTGTTTACCTGGTAATGAGGGCTCTCTTTAAGCACTGACACATTTACTCCAGGCCCTGGGTTGGTTGCGTGACTAGCTCCCATCTGCTGGAGTCCGCGGTTGTGACATCATCCCCAAGGTCCTTGCTCATCAAGACCAATGACAAGACGGGAGGGGCGGTGGGTGTGACCAATTAGAGCCAATGGTGTAGGGAGTAATGACTAGTGGGGGCGAACCGGTCACGCAACCCTGGCTGGAAAAGGATTAAGGTCTCCATGGATcaacctcctcatcctcctccccctcctctataCGGCTGTCAATGCACATCAAAGGTTCTCCTTTGCGTCATTGTTGCCCCGAGCCCcatgcctttctctctctgctgtacTGAATTGCACAGCCTCCTCTGCGCAGTCAGTCATGCGCTGTCAGTCAGATGTCGTGTCACAAGGTCGCCTGCGTCCTGACAAGGTTCAGTATTAAACATGTTAACTTCTATACAGCGCACTTACACTCATATCACCGCaaaagggtgtgtttcatagagAAACTTGGATCTTTTATATCCTTGAATGCTAAGTGACTCAGATGCTATTGTCACAGAGAGTGATGTACTATTGTAGCTGGAGGGATGAGGTGTAGCACACAACTCATTCTCTCATATAGTCCCTTTGTTTCTCAGTGACAGCTAGCTAATGGCACTCCTGCATGCTACTTACTGTATGTGCCACCATTCAATGCTAATTAATGTCATGGTAGCTCCGCAGCTGCTAAACATGCCCTTGTTTCTCATGTAGGCATACGGAGTAGGATGAAGTCGACGTTggtcttgggtcagtttagcattttccgcTAATGGTTCAATTTAGGATTAGGGGAAGGGGTagttgatcctagatctgtacctaggagAACAGCCTGGTCTTATAGAGTAGACATAATATAGTAGACGGGAATCTGGGAGACtcaaattatactgaacaaaaatatgaacgcaacaatTTCAGGCCCAGCCAATTAGAATTAGATTTTAcccacaaaagggttttattacagacagaaataccccTCCCCCGCAGctgaagccggatgtggaggtcctgggctggtgtattacacgtggtctgcgattgtgaggccagttgaacgtactgacaaattctctaaaacaacattggaggcggtttatggtagagaaattaacattcaattcactGGCAACctctctagtggacattcctgcagtcagcatgccaattgcacgctctctcaacttgagagatctgtggcgttgtgtgacaaaactgcatgttttagtggccttttatgaTCCCCAGCACAAgtggcacctgtgtaatgatcatgctgtttaatcagcttcttgatttgccacacctgtcaggtggatggattatctaacattagtgttagccacctagctaatgttagcaacaACAAGTTGTATTTCGTAACATCATACgtttagcaaattcgtaacatgTACCTTTTGCAAATTCGTAATCTATTGTACAAAATGCATGACGGACATCCGCAAAggaatacataccatatgaaacgtaacatcatactaaatggagtgccTCGGATTTGCGTACAGAATCAGTGGTGGAAGAAGTAcccaattatcatacttgagtaaaagtaaagataccttaatagaaaatgactcaagtaaaatttaaagtcacccagtaaaatactacttgagtaaaagtatttgttttaaatgtacttaagtatcaaatgtaattgcaaaaatatacttgaGTATCAACAGTAAATgtagaaatcatttcaaattccttatactTAAGtgaaccagatggcacaattatcttttttttatttacggatagggCAACActctgacataatttacaaacaaagcatttgtgtttagtgagtccaccataTCAGAGGCGGCacgaatgaccagggatgttctcttgataagtgcgtgaattggaaaATTTTtgtgtcctgctaagcattgaaaatgtaacaagtacttttgggtgtcagggaaaatatatggagtaaaaagtacaatattttctttaggaatgtaataaagtaaaagttgtcaaaaatataaatagtatagtacagataccccaaaaaacgacttaactaaaaatactttaaagtactattaagtactttacaccactgtacagAATAATATAAAATGCTCTGACACCAGGTtgaggggaaacttcaccccagagcaTACTAGGCAGCCAGTatgttagtgttctgtttttcACTCTTACTTTGACTTATTTACTCATGTAGCCTTTTTAGTTTT
The window above is part of the Salvelinus namaycush isolate Seneca chromosome 7, SaNama_1.0, whole genome shotgun sequence genome. Proteins encoded here:
- the pigm gene encoding GPI mannosyltransferase 1, encoding MASIVESVLSKLMNKNVLFTVSFLVRLVLVSFGVYQDRTMVVKYTDVDYHVFTDASKFITQGQSPYHRSTYRYTPLLAWILTPNIYLSHVFGKLLFITCDVLSGHLIYLILRQRGLSCEAACRVCSLWLLNPLPAGVSSRGNAESVITALVLATLLCLELRQLPMAAILYGLAVHMKIYPVTYALPIALSLQRKENVEERRVGWWRKGLGFLLRLLNKELFLFAGVAGVVFCGLTVLFYNMYGWDFLQETYLYHLTRRDIRHNFSPYFYMLYLTADSPWSLALGLAAFLPQALLLLLVSLAFHTDLALCCFLHTAIFVSFNKVCTSQYFLWYLCLFPLVLPRLTLSPKQGVELLALWFAGQGIWLAPAYYLEFEGYNTFLLIWLAGLIFLIINSFIMVQIITHYKPSDTMQRLKAE